A single Chloroflexota bacterium DNA region contains:
- a CDS encoding HAD-IA family hydrolase produces the protein MNIRAVLFDADGVLQQEVEGGREKLACLDGSATPNEAFLQDFFRAEMPCMRGDADMADTIAEVLKKWDSPFSVAHAIETHTKIVTMNPESIEVVRALRKSGVGAYLATNQHEYRAQYMSEVFGYADLFDGEFYSCRVGAMKPDPDYFHAILKSLPYRPEQLLFIDDRDRNVAAARSVGIHGVEYELGEGVEALRDVLRRYGIWS, from the coding sequence TTGAACATACGGGCAGTTCTATTCGACGCCGACGGCGTATTGCAGCAAGAAGTGGAGGGCGGACGCGAGAAACTCGCTTGTCTCGATGGGTCGGCGACTCCGAATGAGGCTTTTCTTCAGGACTTCTTCAGAGCCGAAATGCCCTGTATGAGAGGCGACGCCGACATGGCTGACACGATTGCCGAAGTTCTAAAGAAATGGGACTCGCCCTTCAGCGTCGCACATGCCATTGAGACGCACACGAAGATAGTTACGATGAACCCTGAATCCATCGAAGTAGTTCGTGCGTTGAGAAAGTCAGGAGTCGGCGCCTATCTTGCGACTAACCAGCATGAGTATCGAGCGCAATATATGTCAGAAGTCTTCGGCTATGCGGACCTCTTCGACGGCGAGTTTTACTCGTGCAGGGTGGGCGCTATGAAGCCGGACCCCGATTACTTTCACGCGATATTGAAGTCTTTGCCGTACCGGCCGGAGCAACTTCTGTTCATCGACGACAGGGACAGGAATGTTGCTGCGGCGCGGAGCGTGGGGATTCATGGCGTTGAGTATGAGTTGGGAGAGGGTGTGGAGGCGTTGCGCGATGTGCTGCGAAGGTATGGAATATGGTCTTGA
- the leuC gene encoding 3-isopropylmalate dehydratase large subunit: protein MPKTMFEKIWESHVVHQEAGQPTILYVDLHLVHEVTSPQAFDGLRMAGRKVRRTDLTVATADHNTPTWDLSLPITDPIAKAQLDALDRNCEEFGVPLYDRFSPLQGIVHVIGPEQGYTQPGKVIVCGDSHTSTHGAFGAFAIGIGTSEVEHVLATQTLRQFKPKTMEIRVNGKLPNGVTAKDVVLSIIGKIGVAGATGHVIEYTGEAIRSLSMEGRMTVCNMSIEGGGRAGMIAPDDTTFEYMRGRAQVPQGADFEAAIEEWRKLATDEGAEYDSLVEIDGAALEPHVTWGTNPGMVAPITSRVPDPNSYDDAGEKESAERALQYMGLEPDTPMEDIRLDRVFIGSCTNSRIDDLRAAAEIARGRKVNDNVYAMVVPGSAAIKQQAEEEGLDAIFKDAGFDWRVAGCSMCLGMNPDILEPGERCASTSNRNFEGRQGKGGRTHLVSPEMAAAAAIAGHFVDIREW, encoded by the coding sequence ATGCCTAAGACAATGTTCGAGAAGATTTGGGAGAGCCATGTGGTGCATCAGGAAGCCGGGCAGCCGACTATCCTGTATGTTGACTTGCATCTTGTCCACGAGGTTACTTCGCCGCAGGCGTTCGACGGGCTGCGCATGGCTGGACGCAAAGTGCGCCGCACCGACCTGACAGTCGCCACGGCTGACCACAATACGCCCACTTGGGACTTGTCCCTGCCCATCACCGACCCCATCGCAAAGGCGCAGCTGGACGCGCTCGACAGGAACTGCGAAGAGTTCGGCGTGCCGCTGTACGACAGGTTCAGCCCGCTGCAGGGCATCGTCCACGTCATAGGTCCCGAGCAAGGGTACACGCAGCCGGGCAAAGTCATCGTCTGCGGCGACAGCCACACATCCACGCACGGCGCGTTCGGCGCGTTCGCCATCGGCATCGGCACATCCGAAGTTGAGCATGTTCTCGCCACGCAGACGCTGCGGCAGTTCAAGCCCAAGACGATGGAAATTCGCGTCAATGGCAAGCTGCCCAACGGCGTTACCGCGAAGGATGTCGTGCTCAGCATCATCGGCAAGATTGGCGTCGCCGGCGCGACGGGCCATGTCATCGAATACACCGGCGAAGCGATTCGGTCGTTGTCGATGGAAGGGCGCATGACCGTGTGCAATATGTCTATCGAAGGCGGCGGTCGAGCGGGTATGATCGCGCCGGACGACACGACATTCGAGTACATGCGCGGTCGTGCGCAGGTACCTCAAGGCGCCGATTTCGAAGCCGCTATCGAAGAATGGCGCAAACTCGCCACCGACGAAGGCGCCGAATACGACAGCCTCGTGGAGATTGACGGCGCCGCGCTCGAACCGCATGTAACCTGGGGCACGAACCCAGGCATGGTCGCGCCGATAACGAGCCGCGTGCCAGACCCGAATTCGTACGACGACGCCGGCGAAAAGGAATCCGCCGAGCGTGCATTGCAGTATATGGGGCTAGAACCCGACACGCCAATGGAGGACATCCGCCTAGACCGCGTGTTCATCGGCTCATGCACGAACTCGCGCATAGACGACCTGCGCGCCGCCGCCGAGATAGCGCGCGGACGCAAGGTAAATGACAATGTGTATGCGATGGTCGTGCCCGGTTCTGCCGCCATCAAGCAGCAAGCCGAAGAAGAAGGCTTGGACGCCATATTCAAAGACGCCGGCTTCGACTGGCGCGTCGCCGGCTGCTCCATGTGTCTCGGAATGAACCCAGACATCCTGGAACCGGGCGAGCGCTGCGCGTCCACATCCAACCGCAACTTCGAGGGCAGGCAAGGCAAGGGCGGCCGAACGCACCTAGTCAGCCCGGAAATGGCAGCGGCAGCGGCAATCGCGGGCCACTTCGTGGACATCCGAGAGTGGTAG
- the ilvC gene encoding ketol-acid reductoisomerase, giving the protein MAAKMYYEADADMSLVDGKTFGIIGYGSQGHAHALNLHDNGLDVMVGLYEGSSSIAKAEADGLKVGMVAEVAEQSDIIMMLIPDHLQSQVYRDSIRQHMLPGKTLMFAHGFNIHYETITAPEGVDVSMVAPKAPGHRMREVFTKGSGVPGLLAVHQDATGNAHAIGLAYARGVGCTRAGVLDTTFKEETETDLFGEQAVLCGGVTALVKAAYETLVEAGYQPESAYFECMHELKLIVDLLYQGGMGYMRYSVSDTAEFGDYTRGPVVVDESVKANMQEVLARIQDGSFAREWIAENDEGRPTFYRMRDENAAHPIEEVGKELRDMMPFLQDVD; this is encoded by the coding sequence ATGGCAGCAAAGATGTACTACGAAGCGGACGCCGACATGTCGCTAGTCGATGGCAAGACGTTCGGAATTATCGGCTACGGCAGCCAGGGACACGCGCATGCGCTCAACCTGCACGACAACGGGCTGGACGTGATGGTCGGCTTGTACGAAGGCAGCAGCAGCATCGCGAAGGCGGAGGCGGACGGGCTGAAGGTCGGCATGGTCGCGGAAGTCGCAGAGCAATCGGACATCATCATGATGCTGATACCCGACCACCTGCAGTCGCAGGTCTATCGAGATTCCATCAGGCAGCACATGCTGCCGGGCAAGACGCTGATGTTCGCGCACGGCTTCAACATCCACTACGAGACAATCACCGCGCCCGAGGGCGTCGATGTCTCGATGGTCGCTCCGAAAGCTCCGGGCCATCGCATGCGCGAAGTCTTCACGAAGGGATCCGGCGTTCCCGGTCTGCTGGCGGTGCATCAGGACGCGACCGGCAACGCGCATGCCATAGGATTGGCGTATGCGCGCGGCGTTGGCTGCACGCGCGCCGGTGTTCTCGACACAACCTTCAAGGAAGAGACCGAGACCGACTTGTTCGGCGAGCAGGCGGTGCTATGTGGCGGCGTTACCGCGCTCGTCAAGGCGGCGTATGAGACGCTCGTCGAAGCAGGCTACCAACCCGAATCAGCGTACTTCGAGTGCATGCACGAGCTGAAGCTCATCGTTGACTTGCTGTATCAGGGTGGCATGGGCTATATGCGCTATTCGGTCAGCGACACGGCAGAGTTTGGCGACTACACACGCGGGCCCGTCGTCGTTGACGAGAGCGTGAAGGCGAATATGCAAGAAGTGCTGGCACGCATACAGGACGGCAGCTTCGCGCGCGAATGGATCGCCGAAAACGACGAAGGTCGTCCGACCTTCTACCGCATGCGAGACGAGAACGCGGCGCATCCCATCGAGGAAGTGGGCAAGGAACTGCGAGACATGATGCCGTTCCTGCAGGACGTGGATTAG
- a CDS encoding cytochrome c — MRVRIAVCAPIALVVLLIVSMACGAGSPEQEGERLFADNCARCHGAVADGTNLGPPLVHRIYEPGHHADFTFYNAVKNGVVSHHWDFGDMPPVAGLSEDDVTQIIAYVRGLQREGGIIR; from the coding sequence ATGCGTGTGAGGATTGCGGTTTGTGCGCCAATTGCGCTGGTTGTCTTGCTCATTGTGTCGATGGCTTGCGGCGCCGGTTCGCCCGAACAGGAAGGCGAGCGACTCTTCGCCGACAACTGCGCGCGCTGCCACGGAGCGGTGGCGGACGGCACGAACTTGGGACCGCCACTCGTGCACCGCATCTACGAGCCGGGACACCACGCCGACTTCACCTTCTACAACGCGGTCAAGAATGGCGTCGTATCGCACCACTGGGACTTCGGCGACATGCCGCCCGTAGCCGGTCTGTCCGAGGACGATGTAACGCAGATTATCGCCTATGTCAGAGGCTTACAACGTGAGGGCGGTATTATCAGATAA
- the ilvN gene encoding acetolactate synthase small subunit → MTALAEQNRHTITALVQDKPGVLNRVASMFRRRGFNIFSLAVGNSEVPNMSRMTFVVDGDSRTVEQVTKHLHKLIDVIKVTDISDDNAVTRELALIRVLTNSQSRSDVMQIVDLFRAHIIDVAVDSLIIEVVGDEEKVDALQSLLEPYGVTEVMRTGIVAMTRGANPQLNAARSRNGSSARQAFSETGSV, encoded by the coding sequence ATGACTGCGTTGGCAGAGCAGAACAGACACACGATTACGGCGCTGGTGCAGGATAAGCCGGGCGTGCTAAACCGCGTGGCGAGCATGTTCAGGCGGCGCGGGTTCAACATCTTCAGCCTTGCCGTCGGCAACAGCGAAGTGCCAAACATGTCGCGCATGACCTTCGTCGTCGATGGCGACAGTCGCACCGTAGAGCAGGTTACTAAGCACCTGCACAAGCTGATTGATGTCATCAAGGTTACGGATATATCCGACGACAACGCCGTAACACGCGAACTAGCGCTGATACGCGTGCTCACGAATTCGCAGTCCCGCAGCGATGTAATGCAGATTGTGGACCTTTTCCGCGCGCATATCATCGATGTCGCCGTGGACAGCCTGATAATCGAAGTCGTTGGCGACGAAGAAAAAGTGGACGCGCTGCAAAGCCTGCTAGAACCCTATGGCGTTACAGAGGTTATGCGCACCGGCATCGTGGCGATGACGCGCGGCGCGAACCCGCAGCTGAACGCGGCGCGCAGCAGAAACGGCAGCAGCGCAAGGCAGGCATTCAGCGAAACGGGAAGCGTGTAG
- a CDS encoding 2-isopropylmalate synthase, with product MSDDKVIIFDTTLRDGEQSAGIGLTTPEKLEIARQLDRLGVDVIEAGFAASSPGDFEAVQTIAREVRRPVIASLARCVLPDVDAAWEAIKDAERPRIHVFISSSDVQIMNQLRKNPEEVMDMAIASVERAKSYCDDVEFSPMDATRTDIEYLYKMLEGAIAAGANTINIPDTVGYVMPWEFRERIRLIKENVPNINEATLSVHCHNDLGQAVGNSLAAVAEGARQVEGCINGLGERAGNAALEEVIMALETRKDLYGVDTNINTRQIFRTSRLVSDITGFTVQPNKAVVGANAFRHASGIHQDGVLKERTTFEIMDPQTIGWPSNELVLGKLSGRAGLRSRLDELGYHLDQEGLNEAFEAFKSLADRKPEVTDADLVALMSSQRRIADIPAVYALEHIQVTCGNHDVPTATVTLVDSDDNATTDAATGTGPVDAVYKAINRIIDVPNRLTEYRVDAVTEGIDALGDVTIRIEKDEHAYVGRGSDTDIIVASAKAYMNALNRLIATEEMRPTEEVPIS from the coding sequence ATGTCAGACGACAAAGTAATCATTTTCGATACGACGCTGCGAGACGGCGAGCAATCGGCGGGCATCGGACTGACCACGCCGGAGAAGCTGGAAATCGCGCGGCAGCTGGACAGGCTGGGCGTGGATGTTATCGAGGCGGGCTTCGCCGCGAGTTCGCCCGGCGACTTCGAGGCTGTGCAAACCATTGCCCGCGAAGTGCGCCGTCCCGTCATCGCGTCTCTGGCGCGCTGCGTGCTGCCCGATGTGGACGCCGCATGGGAGGCAATCAAGGACGCCGAGCGGCCGCGCATCCATGTGTTCATTTCCAGCTCCGATGTGCAGATTATGAACCAGCTGCGCAAGAACCCGGAAGAAGTCATGGATATGGCGATTGCTTCCGTAGAGCGCGCCAAGAGCTACTGCGACGATGTAGAGTTCTCGCCGATGGACGCCACACGCACCGACATCGAATATCTGTATAAGATGCTGGAAGGCGCAATCGCCGCCGGCGCGAACACCATCAACATCCCCGACACCGTCGGCTATGTGATGCCATGGGAGTTCCGCGAGCGCATCCGCCTCATCAAGGAAAATGTGCCGAACATCAACGAAGCGACGCTGAGCGTCCACTGCCACAACGACCTGGGGCAGGCGGTCGGCAACAGCCTAGCCGCCGTAGCGGAAGGCGCGCGGCAGGTCGAAGGCTGCATCAACGGGCTGGGCGAACGCGCCGGCAACGCTGCGCTCGAAGAGGTCATAATGGCGCTGGAAACGCGCAAAGACCTGTACGGCGTGGACACTAACATCAATACGCGCCAGATTTTCCGCACGAGCCGTCTGGTCAGCGACATCACCGGGTTCACAGTGCAGCCGAACAAGGCGGTTGTGGGCGCCAATGCCTTCCGCCACGCTTCGGGCATACACCAAGACGGCGTGCTGAAAGAGCGCACGACCTTCGAGATTATGGATCCGCAGACCATCGGCTGGCCGAGCAACGAGCTGGTGCTGGGCAAGCTGAGCGGCAGAGCAGGGCTGCGCTCGCGCCTCGACGAACTGGGCTATCACCTGGATCAGGAAGGCCTGAACGAAGCTTTTGAGGCGTTCAAGAGCCTCGCCGATCGCAAGCCCGAAGTTACGGACGCGGACCTGGTCGCGCTGATGTCCAGCCAGCGCCGCATCGCTGACATTCCCGCCGTGTACGCACTGGAGCATATTCAGGTAACCTGCGGCAACCACGATGTGCCTACCGCGACGGTTACGCTCGTTGATAGCGATGACAACGCTACCACGGACGCCGCCACGGGCACAGGTCCCGTAGATGCCGTGTATAAGGCGATCAACCGGATTATCGATGTGCCGAACAGGTTGACCGAATATCGCGTGGACGCCGTAACCGAGGGCATAGACGCGCTCGGCGATGTAACGATCCGCATCGAGAAGGATGAGCACGCCTACGTCGGGCGCGGCTCCGACACGGACATCATAGTGGCAAGCGCCAAGGCATACATGAACGCCCTGAACCGCCTAATCGCCACCGAAGAAATGCGCCCCACGGAGGAAGTCCCGATTTCGTAA
- a CDS encoding four helix bundle protein: MQDFKNLEVWKKSHSLTLDIYRITSRFPKSELYGLTGQTRRSAASIPANIAEGCGRYGNAELTRFLRISMGSASELEYHILLAHDLNYMPTEDYNSISRRLTEIKRMLTGLSKRTSRT; the protein is encoded by the coding sequence GTGCAGGATTTTAAGAATCTGGAAGTTTGGAAGAAGAGCCATTCTCTGACCCTGGACATTTACAGAATCACAAGCAGATTTCCAAAGAGCGAACTCTATGGACTGACAGGTCAGACTAGAAGGTCTGCCGCTTCCATTCCTGCGAACATCGCCGAAGGCTGCGGCAGATATGGGAACGCCGAGCTAACCCGCTTTCTCCGCATTTCCATGGGTTCTGCCAGCGAACTTGAGTATCATATCCTCTTGGCGCATGACCTTAACTATATGCCCACTGAAGACTACAACAGCATTTCCCGACGACTCACGGAGATTAAGCGAATGCTTACTGGACTATCCAAAAGAACCAGCCGCACTTAA
- a CDS encoding acetyl-CoA carboxylase carboxyl transferase subunit beta, translating into MMRNFTGIVGSVMSSRNGQSEPPVREICLVCDQSMAFSDLYATLRVCPICRFHYSLTARERIESLADTESFREINRSISSLDPLSFSSRGSYKQRIFNDQRRTGLTEAVVTGRCSISGSPVMMIALDFGFMGGTMGCVVGEKIAIALEQAARRNLPVIAVITSGGARFQEGVLSLMQMAKTSIAAVQLANKGLPFIVVLANPATGQTYASFASLADIIVAEPEAIVGFSSIRALQESTETPLPALSQTAEAKMQSGLLDGIVDRSKLRTLLAIILDNLGRQYKLTSAEKSRTQTVEPHKTDAWDYVQLARHEDRPTSSDYIRSVFGNFVEIHGDRASADDDAVICGFGQLGAQTIMAIGQERRRADGKGISPSGFRKAQRAFDMAEKFKLPVVSLLDSTGPDVSIESEQHGLGNAIATTIARMSGNRMPTIAVVIGEGGSEAALAFGVADRVLMMENAIYSTISPEGAAELIYQDEGRAEEVAESLKLTAHDCREYGIVDLLVQEPPGGAHTDPAEAARQLRRVLLQEIAELQSKSGRSLLKDRYKKFRNMGEYSSYFRAAITREANALQGFVSSGVRRIARRQQEEQPSPPQNTAMFD; encoded by the coding sequence ATGATGCGTAACTTTACCGGCATCGTCGGGTCAGTGATGAGCAGCCGCAACGGACAGTCGGAGCCGCCTGTCCGCGAAATATGCCTCGTCTGCGACCAGAGTATGGCGTTCTCAGACCTGTACGCCACGCTGCGCGTCTGCCCGATCTGCCGCTTTCACTACAGCCTGACCGCGCGCGAACGCATCGAATCGCTGGCAGACACCGAGAGCTTCCGCGAGATAAATCGCTCCATATCTTCGCTTGACCCGCTGTCGTTCTCCTCGCGCGGGTCGTACAAGCAGCGCATATTCAACGACCAGCGCCGCACCGGACTCACGGAGGCGGTGGTTACCGGCAGGTGTTCCATCAGCGGCAGTCCGGTGATGATGATCGCGCTCGACTTTGGCTTCATGGGCGGCACGATGGGCTGCGTCGTCGGCGAGAAAATTGCGATTGCGCTGGAACAGGCGGCGCGGCGCAACCTGCCCGTCATCGCGGTCATCACAAGCGGCGGCGCGCGCTTTCAGGAAGGCGTGCTGTCGCTGATGCAGATGGCGAAGACGTCCATCGCAGCCGTGCAGCTCGCCAACAAGGGCTTGCCGTTCATCGTGGTGCTCGCCAACCCCGCGACCGGGCAGACTTATGCCAGCTTCGCCAGTCTCGCGGACATCATCGTCGCGGAACCGGAGGCGATAGTCGGCTTTTCGTCGATACGCGCGCTGCAAGAATCGACCGAAACTCCCCTGCCCGCCCTATCGCAGACCGCAGAGGCGAAGATGCAAAGCGGGCTGCTGGACGGCATCGTTGATCGGTCGAAATTGCGCACCCTGCTCGCCATCATTCTGGATAATCTCGGCCGTCAGTACAAGCTCACATCGGCGGAAAAAAGTCGCACGCAGACCGTCGAGCCGCACAAGACGGACGCTTGGGATTATGTGCAGTTGGCGCGGCACGAAGACAGGCCTACCTCGTCGGACTATATCCGCAGCGTGTTCGGCAACTTCGTGGAAATCCACGGCGACCGCGCGAGCGCAGACGACGACGCGGTAATCTGCGGCTTCGGTCAGCTCGGCGCGCAGACGATTATGGCAATCGGACAGGAACGCCGCCGCGCGGATGGCAAAGGTATTTCACCCAGCGGATTCCGCAAGGCGCAGCGCGCGTTCGACATGGCGGAGAAATTCAAGCTTCCGGTCGTCTCGCTGCTAGATTCCACGGGGCCAGATGTCAGCATAGAGTCGGAGCAACACGGGCTCGGCAACGCGATAGCCACGACTATCGCCCGCATGAGCGGCAACCGCATGCCAACCATCGCCGTGGTCATAGGCGAAGGCGGCAGCGAGGCGGCGCTGGCGTTCGGCGTCGCGGACAGGGTGCTGATGATGGAGAACGCGATTTACTCCACCATCTCGCCCGAAGGCGCGGCGGAGCTGATATACCAGGACGAGGGACGCGCGGAAGAAGTCGCCGAATCGCTGAAGCTCACTGCGCACGACTGCCGAGAATACGGCATAGTTGACCTGTTGGTGCAGGAACCGCCCGGTGGCGCGCACACCGATCCGGCGGAAGCGGCGAGGCAGCTGAGGCGTGTCCTGCTGCAAGAGATCGCAGAATTACAGTCGAAGTCCGGTCGCAGCCTGCTGAAAGACCGCTACAAGAAGTTCCGTAACATGGGCGAGTACAGCTCATACTTCCGCGCCGCCATCACCCGAGAAGCAAACGCGCTGCAAGGCTTCGTCTCCAGCGGGGTTCGCCGAATAGCCCGCCGCCAACAAGAAGAACAGCCTTCGCCGCCGCAGAACACCGCGATGTTTGACTGA
- the leuD gene encoding 3-isopropylmalate dehydratase small subunit codes for MDAFVKHEGVVAPLNRVNVDTDQIIPKQFLKRIERTGFGQFAFNDWRFNEDGTHKPDFILNKPGYENSSILVAGRNFGSGSSREHAPWALQDYGFRCIIAPSFADIFFSNCFQNGLLPVVLPEDIVERILEKAESTPGYTLNVDLDGQRVWDNDEEISATFEIEAFRRYLLLNGLDDIGLTLEQEDAISSFEAGRSPHGGTLTVGR; via the coding sequence ATGGATGCATTCGTAAAGCATGAGGGCGTTGTGGCGCCGCTGAACCGGGTCAATGTTGACACCGACCAGATTATCCCCAAGCAGTTCCTGAAGCGCATCGAGCGCACCGGCTTCGGCCAGTTCGCGTTCAACGACTGGCGCTTCAATGAAGACGGCACGCACAAGCCTGACTTTATCCTGAACAAGCCCGGTTACGAAAACTCGTCCATCCTCGTGGCGGGGCGCAACTTTGGCTCCGGCTCTTCGCGCGAACACGCCCCCTGGGCGTTGCAAGACTACGGCTTCCGCTGCATCATCGCGCCGAGCTTCGCCGACATATTCTTCAGCAACTGCTTCCAGAACGGGTTGCTGCCGGTCGTCCTGCCCGAGGACATCGTGGAGCGCATTCTGGAAAAAGCGGAAAGCACACCCGGCTACACGCTGAATGTCGATCTTGACGGGCAGCGTGTCTGGGACAATGACGAGGAAATTTCAGCGACCTTCGAGATTGAGGCGTTCCGCCGCTACCTGCTGCTCAACGGGCTGGACGACATCGGGCTGACGCTGGAACAGGAAGACGCCATATCGTCGTTCGAGGCCGGTCGCAGTCCGCACGGCGGTACGCTTACTGTTGGGCGATAA
- a CDS encoding dihydrodipicolinate synthase family protein, which translates to MPIPDAAPIVVAPTPTPFGADDTVDYAALERNIGRWLSTPLSGFVLTTANGEELALSEAERIEIVRVAASAHGGLRFTIAGIDNPSTRETLRLAECYAAAGTDMVRVRVPRGIPDSAVESYFGEVTRHSPLPIVVIHQTFSGQPAASPETLGTVCAMDNVAGYITDHDIRFEGYVRAEVPDDMRFWICNGGLLAYGALMGANGACMWLGNIAPALCIDIMTHGIRGEFSEARRLQESASKLDRVIIQYGTPGVKEALRLLGYEGMMPRMPMVPVDVDASERIRLALVEEGLL; encoded by the coding sequence ATGCCCATTCCCGACGCCGCCCCCATCGTAGTCGCGCCTACGCCTACGCCATTCGGCGCGGACGATACGGTGGACTACGCCGCGCTCGAACGCAACATCGGGCGCTGGCTAAGCACGCCGCTGTCTGGCTTTGTGCTGACTACGGCAAACGGCGAAGAACTGGCGCTCAGCGAGGCGGAGCGCATCGAAATCGTGCGTGTCGCAGCATCAGCGCACGGCGGGCTGCGCTTCACCATAGCGGGCATCGATAACCCGTCCACGCGCGAAACGCTACGGCTGGCGGAATGCTACGCCGCAGCGGGCACCGATATGGTGCGAGTTCGCGTGCCGCGCGGCATCCCCGACAGTGCGGTCGAAAGCTACTTCGGCGAGGTTACGCGCCATTCGCCATTGCCTATCGTGGTGATACACCAGACATTCAGCGGGCAGCCCGCCGCCTCCCCGGAGACGCTGGGCACCGTCTGCGCTATGGATAATGTCGCGGGCTACATCACCGACCACGACATCCGCTTCGAAGGGTATGTGCGCGCCGAAGTGCCGGACGATATGCGCTTTTGGATATGCAACGGCGGCTTGCTAGCGTATGGCGCACTGATGGGCGCAAACGGCGCGTGCATGTGGCTGGGCAACATCGCGCCGGCGTTGTGCATCGACATTATGACGCACGGCATACGCGGCGAGTTCTCGGAGGCGCGGCGCTTGCAAGAATCGGCATCGAAGCTAGACCGTGTGATAATCCAATACGGCACGCCCGGCGTAAAAGAGGCGCTGCGTCTGCTGGGCTATGAAGGCATGATGCCGCGTATGCCGATGGTACCTGTCGATGTGGATGCTTCCGAGCGCATTCGCCTGGCGTTGGTGGAGGAAGGGTTGCTCTAA